GAAAATCATCGAAGGTAATAAATACGCACCAGGCAAGAAATTTGCCATTGTCATCTCTCGTTTTAACGACTTTATCGGCAGCAGCCTGTTAGAAGGCGCGGTTGATGAGTTAAAGCGCACAGGTGGCGTAAAGGATGAAGACATCACAGTTGTGTATGTACCGGGTGCGGTAGAATTACCTTTGGCGGCAAAACGTGTTGCAATGAAGAAAGAACACGATGCCATCATTGCATTAGGTGTCATCATCCGTGGTGGTACGCCTCATTTCGACCTGGTTGCAAATGAGTCTAACAAAGGCCTGGCAAGCGTGTCTCTGGACTACGATATTCCGGTTGCCTTTGGTGTATTAACCACCGAAAGTATTGAGCAGGCCATCGAACGTGCGGGAACCAAAATGGGCAATAAGGGTGGCGAAGCCGCGCTTGGTGCACTAGAAATGGTGAACGTGCTAGAGCAAATTTAAGAGGAATCTCAGTGAAACCAGCAGCTAGACGTAAGGCGCGTGTCCTTGCCCTTCAGGCAGTATATTCTTGGCAGCTAAGTGGC
This genomic window from Pseudoalteromonas rubra contains:
- the ribE gene encoding 6,7-dimethyl-8-ribityllumazine synthase, with translation MKIIEGNKYAPGKKFAIVISRFNDFIGSSLLEGAVDELKRTGGVKDEDITVVYVPGAVELPLAAKRVAMKKEHDAIIALGVIIRGGTPHFDLVANESNKGLASVSLDYDIPVAFGVLTTESIEQAIERAGTKMGNKGGEAALGALEMVNVLEQI